In Nitrospira sp., the following are encoded in one genomic region:
- a CDS encoding DEAD/DEAH box helicase, with protein sequence MDTFVHESFQGLGLSEAMLQDLIKAGYTAPTPIQMQAIPPALAGRDVIGCAQTGTGKTAAFAIPMIERLAALPKGQPQALILAPTRELALQILATIDKLGRGRRISATVIMGGADMQAQVRGLRQQPDILVATPGRLLDHMWNGTINLAPIKILVLDEADRMLDMGFAPQINQILDALPVERQTLLFSATLPADLTRLVQVSVHNAVRVMVSPSATTADGVTQALHHTTHDSKASLLVSLLGQEQETVLVFTRTKHRADKLGRVLGQEGHKVAVLHGDRSLSQRRAALDGFKRGTFRILVATDIAARGIDVANIGHVINFDLPNCPEDYVHRIGRTARMKTTGRATSFVTSEDGLQLRAIEQLLGHAVPVAAGSARPSLDPRGQGRPAQRPARPAQGRPAGFRERRPMSHGTHRPAQPIQGATGN encoded by the coding sequence GTGGATACGTTTGTTCACGAGAGTTTTCAGGGTCTCGGCTTGTCTGAGGCGATGTTGCAGGATCTTATTAAGGCCGGGTACACGGCACCAACCCCGATTCAGATGCAAGCGATTCCGCCTGCGCTTGCCGGGCGAGATGTGATCGGGTGTGCGCAGACGGGCACGGGCAAGACCGCGGCGTTTGCCATTCCGATGATTGAACGACTGGCGGCATTGCCGAAGGGGCAGCCGCAAGCGCTGATTTTGGCGCCTACCAGAGAATTGGCGTTACAGATTCTTGCCACGATCGATAAGCTCGGGCGTGGCCGTCGCATTTCCGCCACGGTGATCATGGGCGGCGCTGATATGCAGGCGCAGGTTCGCGGGCTCCGGCAACAGCCGGATATTCTGGTGGCGACTCCCGGTCGATTGCTCGATCACATGTGGAACGGCACGATCAACCTGGCTCCGATCAAGATTTTGGTGTTGGACGAGGCTGACCGCATGTTGGACATGGGATTTGCTCCGCAGATCAACCAGATCCTGGATGCGTTGCCGGTCGAACGGCAGACGTTGTTGTTCTCTGCCACATTGCCGGCCGACCTTACCAGGTTAGTCCAGGTCAGCGTACATAATGCTGTGCGTGTCATGGTAAGCCCGTCAGCCACGACGGCCGATGGCGTGACCCAGGCGTTGCATCACACCACCCACGACAGCAAGGCTTCCTTGTTGGTGTCGCTCCTCGGACAAGAGCAGGAAACAGTGTTGGTTTTCACACGCACAAAACATCGAGCGGATAAGTTAGGTCGGGTGTTGGGGCAAGAGGGGCATAAAGTGGCCGTTCTCCACGGTGACCGGAGTCTCTCTCAGCGCCGCGCGGCCCTCGATGGATTTAAGCGCGGCACGTTCCGCATCCTTGTGGCGACGGATATTGCCGCACGAGGAATTGACGTGGCGAATATCGGGCACGTCATCAATTTTGACTTGCCGAATTGCCCGGAAGACTATGTGCATCGTATCGGCCGCACGGCTCGCATGAAAACGACCGGACGAGCCACAAGCTTCGTCACGTCGGAGGATGGTTTGCAGTTGCGGGCGATCGAGCAGTTGTTGGGACATGCCGTGCCGGTCGCAGCAGGGAGTGCACGGCCATCGTTGGACCCGCGCGGGCAGGGACGTCCTGCGCAGCGGCCAGCGCGGCCGGCTCAAGGGCGTCCTGCAGGGTTTCGCGAACGCAGGCCGATGAGCCATGGAACGCATAGACCGGCGCAGCCTATTCAAGGCGCCACAGGAAATTAG
- a CDS encoding acyl-CoA desaturase, whose translation MTTDIQALRLARRYHVGWTVVLFLSIVVGALLAIPTYAYFYDYSWLDWTLFGILYLISGLGITVGYHRLMSHRSFDCPNWVKGALLIAGAWALQNSAIKWTADHLRHHAQCDQEGDPYNAKLGFWHSHCGWLFAERKYDDVQYASRVAQDPVAIWQHKYYALIVLSGLALTFVIGFMANGLVGGIGCFLLAGVGRTFAVLNSTFCINSICHIWGRQPHGTKDSSRDSWFVSLITFGEGYHNYHHMYPSDYRNGHNWYDFDPSKWLIYVLYLLGLASGLRTASAAENSPLRQP comes from the coding sequence ATGACGACGGACATACAGGCACTGCGTCTGGCTCGCCGTTATCATGTCGGCTGGACCGTCGTCCTCTTTCTCTCCATCGTGGTGGGGGCACTCCTCGCAATCCCAACCTATGCCTACTTCTACGATTACTCCTGGTTGGATTGGACATTGTTCGGCATCCTCTACCTCATCAGCGGCCTTGGAATCACCGTAGGCTATCATCGCCTCATGTCGCACCGCAGCTTTGATTGCCCTAACTGGGTGAAAGGCGCGCTGCTTATCGCGGGCGCGTGGGCGCTTCAAAACAGTGCCATCAAATGGACGGCAGACCACCTTCGCCACCATGCCCAATGCGATCAGGAAGGCGACCCTTATAATGCGAAGCTAGGATTCTGGCATAGCCACTGCGGCTGGCTCTTCGCGGAGCGGAAGTATGATGACGTGCAGTATGCCTCCCGCGTCGCGCAAGATCCGGTGGCCATCTGGCAACATAAATACTACGCGCTCATCGTGCTGAGCGGCCTGGCGCTGACATTTGTCATCGGATTCATGGCGAACGGGCTGGTCGGCGGCATCGGATGCTTTCTGCTCGCCGGCGTAGGAAGGACCTTCGCAGTCCTGAACTCCACTTTTTGCATCAATTCCATTTGCCACATCTGGGGCCGTCAACCCCATGGAACGAAGGATTCCAGCCGCGACAGCTGGTTTGTCTCCTTGATTACGTTCGGAGAGGGATACCACAACTACCATCACATGTATCCGAGCGACTACCGCAACGGACACAATTGGTACGACTTTGACCCGTCAAAATGGCTCATTTACGTGTTGTACCTGCTCGGACTTGCCAGCGGGCTCCGAACGGCATCGGCTGCGGAGAACAGCCCGTTACGGCAACCCTAA
- a CDS encoding RNA-binding protein, with translation MGKRVVYVGGLTEAVSDNGLRDLFNKYGTVASAHIVRHKNTDISAGYGFVEMASAEQALKVVVALEGALIDGRCLRLYVTPHAPHTA, from the coding sequence GTGGGAAAACGTGTCGTATACGTCGGGGGACTGACCGAAGCCGTATCGGATAACGGACTGCGCGACCTGTTTAACAAGTACGGCACGGTCGCCAGCGCCCATATTGTGCGGCATAAAAACACCGACATCTCAGCCGGCTACGGCTTCGTAGAAATGGCATCTGCCGAACAGGCATTGAAAGTTGTTGTCGCCCTTGAAGGGGCCCTCATAGACGGTCGATGCCTCCGTCTCTACGTCACACCCCACGCGCCACACACCGCCTGA
- a CDS encoding OmpA family protein produces the protein MQVMNVQMRLAYGAMAVGLMMMIGGCGQWAGAPISADGGYEYRQRGTHGTALVGDDRAGRIVALEQELREALAVEQQHNASLRLQSGRVGDLERQLAAREQELGVLRDTVSGNPHEIARLTGQLTQGKIALDERARVQREETSVEIAASDRNHEIAALQPLPEPQDGRLAKAEEELVASMQPEIVKGLVIVQQLGDHLAITLSSRLLFESGKDTVNMAGADVLKRIGTVLKDFPEKSVQVDGHTDNVAIRGALLKKFPNNQALSKSRAVNVLGILRQGGVAEARSESTGYADTKPIASNDTEAGRQKNRRVEIVVSQLRVQPLNAF, from the coding sequence ATGCAGGTGATGAATGTGCAGATGCGGTTGGCCTATGGGGCCATGGCGGTCGGCCTCATGATGATGATTGGTGGGTGTGGGCAGTGGGCAGGCGCGCCGATCAGTGCTGACGGCGGGTATGAATATCGGCAGCGTGGGACGCATGGAACAGCTCTCGTCGGTGATGATCGAGCCGGCCGCATCGTTGCGCTGGAGCAAGAGCTCCGCGAGGCGCTCGCGGTTGAGCAACAGCACAATGCAAGTCTCCGTCTGCAATCCGGGAGAGTCGGCGATCTGGAGCGGCAGTTGGCTGCACGAGAGCAAGAGCTCGGTGTGTTGCGTGACACGGTGTCTGGCAATCCTCACGAGATTGCGCGATTGACCGGGCAGCTGACGCAGGGAAAGATTGCTCTCGATGAGCGTGCGCGAGTCCAGCGTGAGGAGACGAGTGTCGAGATAGCGGCGTCAGACCGGAATCACGAGATTGCCGCACTCCAGCCGTTGCCGGAACCTCAGGATGGGAGATTGGCGAAGGCAGAAGAGGAGCTCGTGGCCTCGATGCAGCCGGAGATTGTCAAAGGGCTTGTCATCGTGCAACAGCTCGGTGATCACCTGGCTATTACCTTGTCGTCGCGCCTGCTTTTTGAGTCTGGCAAGGATACGGTGAACATGGCTGGCGCCGATGTCTTGAAGCGGATCGGTACCGTGCTCAAGGACTTTCCGGAGAAGTCGGTGCAGGTCGACGGTCATACGGACAATGTGGCGATCCGCGGCGCCCTCCTCAAAAAATTCCCGAATAACCAAGCCTTGTCAAAGTCCCGTGCGGTGAATGTCCTGGGCATCTTGCGGCAAGGGGGTGTCGCAGAAGCTCGCTCGGAATCGACCGGCTATGCGGATACTAAGCCTATCGCCAGCAATGATACGGAGGCCGGGCGTCAGAAGAACCGTCGTGTCGAAATAGTGGTTTCGCAGCTACGCGTTCAGCCGCTCAACGCTTTTTAA